In Anoplopoma fimbria isolate UVic2021 breed Golden Eagle Sablefish chromosome 12, Afim_UVic_2022, whole genome shotgun sequence, one DNA window encodes the following:
- the calcoco1a gene encoding calcium-binding and coiled-coil domain-containing protein 1 produces the protein MEKPWQVEFRNVGSSYFPQSRVDCHYTLSSQHNWASNDWIGLFKVGWSSVKDYHTFVWALAPADYQEGTDVNCCVHFQASYLPKPSSQDYEFVYIDAKGEVFSRSSKFTFCAPKPLEDLVTFEEEPHGEEGGTDMLLVVPRAELLQGRLQECLRERAELLQAQEVANRQREKDQEEYRRAREAWDRRRRGLESDIARLEEELKQSREKIEEMVMEQKEEQAFGESLVLEKSALLDVSEASKVRIKELEEDIKTLTQRTVERETELERMKERAKRSGAQRKEDESDRKSLQTKLEQTEGELRSLSKEFQILRNSLAQRDTSVVQLQNSITTLTQKLTTAHRKETENEATLKEMRSLRERLNLNERAAEGLKGDLSAMVAQRDHGQAELHQARLQAAQLTLQLADSSLAMREGRARWAQERQSLLRTAEKDHERLEKLNTEMQRMEERLQEERMERVKLDVELGREKDCNRVQLSETRRELQELKASLRVAQKEKEQLLAEKQELMEYICQLEQKIGTAVSAKWSAAPIVSTDRPGSVLSDSEDENPEALQPLRPPRPLGHYSLCEQGQPDSLLLATPPPSPREVERSTVVINQPAPLSSPHQAEADTLAHSSDSEEEVDTLKCGRHSSGEETALLLPEHMDTVLSDLADSSLW, from the exons ATGGAAAAGCCTTGGCAGGTGGAGTTCAGAAACGTGGGCAGCAGTTACTTCCCTCAGAGCAGAGTCGATTGCCACTACACACTTAGCTCACAGCACAACTGGGCCAGCAATGACTGGATAGGGCTCTTCAAG GTTGGATGGTCATCAGTGAAGGACTACCACACATTTGTCTGGGCGCTGGCGCCGGCTGACTATCAAGAGGGCACAGATGTCAACTGCTGTGTGCACTTCCAGG CCTCCTACCTACCCAAGCCCAGCTCCCAAGATTATGAGTTTGTGTATATTGACGCAAAAGGGGAAGTGTTCTCACGCAGCTCAAAATTCACTTTCTGCGCTCCGAAGCCACTCGAGGATCTGGTGACCTTTGAGGAGGAGCCCCatggagaggaaggaggcaCAGACATGTTGCTGGTAGTGCCTAGagctgagctgctgcag GGTCGACTGCAGGAATGTCTGCGAGAACGCGCCGAGCTGCTGCAGGCGCAGGAGGTGGCAAACaggcagagggagaaagacCAGGAGGAGTACAGGAGGGCGAGGGAGGCCTGGGACAGAAGACGCAGAGGGCTAGAAAGTGATATCGCCAGGCTGGAGGAAGAGCTGAAGCAGAGTCGAGAGAAGATCGAGGAGATGGTGATGGAGCAGAAG GAGGAGCAGGCTTTTGGAGAATCACTTGTCCTGGAGAAAAGTGCTTTATTGGATGTGAGCGAGGCGAGCAAAGTGCGAAtcaaagagctggaggaggacatCAAAACCCTCACTCAGAGAACAGTGGAAAGAGAGACTGAGTTGGAAag GATGAAAGAAAGAGCAAAGAGGTCAGGAGCTCAGAGAAAAGAAGATGAGAGTGACAGAAAGAGCCTGCAG ACAAAGCTGGAACAGACAGAAGGTGAACTCCGAAGTCTGTCTAAGGAGTTCCAGATCTTGAGGAATTCACTGGCCCAGAGAGACACAAGCGTCGTGCAGCTCCAAAACAGCATCACCACCCTCACCCAGAAACTCACCACTGCCCACAGGAAAGAG ACGGAGAACGAGGCCACACTGAAGGAGATGCGGAGCCTGCGGGAGCGTCTGAACCTGAACGAGCGTGCTGCAGAGGGCTTGAAGGGTGATCTGAGTGCCATGGTGGCCCAGAGGGATCACGGTCAGGCAGAATTGCATCAGGCTCGTCTGCAGGCTGCCCAACTCACCCTTCAGCTTGCAGATTCCAGTCTGGCCATGAGAGAGGGAAGAGCACGCTGGGCCCAGGAGAGGCAGAGCCTGCTGCGCACTGCTGAG AAGGACCACGAGCGTCTCGAGAAACTCAACACAGAGATGCAGAGGATGGAAgagaggctgcaggaggagaggatggagagagtgaAGCTGGATGTTGAGCTTGGGAGAGAAAAGGATTGCAACCGG GTTCAGCTGAGTGAAACCCGCAGGGAGCTGCAGGAGCTGAAGGCCAGCCTGAGGGTTGCCCAAAAAGAGAAGGAGCAGCTACTTGCAGAGAAACAG GAGTTGATGGAGTACATCTGTCAGCTGGAGCAGAAGATTGGGACAGCGGTCAGTGCCAAGTGGAGCGCTGCCCCGATTGTCTCTACAG ACCGGCCTGGCAGTGTGTTATCTGACTCTGAGGACGAGAACCCAGAGGCGTTGCAGCCCCTCCGTCCACCCAGACCTCTGGGACACTACAGCCTGTGTGAGCAGGGCCAGCCAGACTCCTTACTCCTCgccacccctcctccctcccccagggaggtggagaggagcaCCGTGGTCATCAACCAGCCCGCCCCGCTCTCCTCGCCACACCAGGCCGAGGCCGACACTCTGGCACACAGCTCTGATTCG GAGGAGGAAGTTGATACACTTAAGTGTGGAAGACACAGCTCTGGAGAGGAAACAGCACTTTTGCTGCCAGAACACATGGACACTGTTCTCAG TGATCTGGCCGACTCCTCGCTATGGTAA